One stretch of Macrotis lagotis isolate mMagLag1 chromosome 7, bilby.v1.9.chrom.fasta, whole genome shotgun sequence DNA includes these proteins:
- the TMEM140 gene encoding transmembrane protein 140 isoform X2 encodes MVNKKSKGCRLFLSLSTAVLITAVIFLLFYALLWRSGNLIDLPTMKIGFYNFCLWNESSHSLLCHQFPELEKLRVSQAGIALARLGVYGALVLTLFAPLPLLMAWCYGNEDKWNLTVVLLGTSAGLLLGGLLLFLFYTCQWIQPSKLGSEFLSLVGAEVMLLFLLLIIVKYPLGYERSRPEPRRKKICVYKEISPTSLTSLGSDINPQKFSKDHWGCV; translated from the coding sequence ATGGTCAACAAGAAATCAAAAGGCTGCAGGCTCTTCCTGTCCCTGAGCACCGCTGTCCTCATCACTGCAGTGATTTTCCTGCTTTTCTATGCCCTGCTCTGGAGGTCGGGCAACCTCATTGATCTACCCACCATGAAAATTGGCTTCTACAACTTCTGCCTGTGGAACGAGAGCTCCCATTCTCTCCTGTGTCATCAGTTCCCTGAGCTGGAGAAGCTAAGGGTGTCCCAGGCTGGAATTGCCCTGGCAAGGCTAGGGGTCTACGGGGCCCTTGTCCTTACTCTCTTTGCCCCCCTGCCACTCCTAATGGCCTGGTGCTATGGCAACGAGGACAAGTGGAATCTGACCGTCGTGCTCCTGGGGACTTCAGCTGGGCTGTTGCTTGGTGGACTTTTGCTCTTCCTCTTCTACACCTGTCAGTGGATCCAACCCTCGAAGCTGGGTTCTGAGTTCCTATCCCTGGTTGGGGCAGAAGTCATGCTACTGTTTCTGCTTCTTATCATTGTCAAGTACCCTCTTGGGTATGAGAGGAGCAGGCCTGAGCCCCGGAGAAAGAAGATTTGTGTCTACAAAGAGATCAGTCCCACATCTTTGACCTCACTCGGAAGTGATATAAATCCACAGAAGTTTTCCAAGGATCACTGGGGATGTGTGTGA
- the TMEM140 gene encoding transmembrane protein 140 isoform X1 — protein MNPMMSSGKLLCRKIGEVIEMVNKKSKGCRLFLSLSTAVLITAVIFLLFYALLWRSGNLIDLPTMKIGFYNFCLWNESSHSLLCHQFPELEKLRVSQAGIALARLGVYGALVLTLFAPLPLLMAWCYGNEDKWNLTVVLLGTSAGLLLGGLLLFLFYTCQWIQPSKLGSEFLSLVGAEVMLLFLLLIIVKYPLGYERSRPEPRRKKICVYKEISPTSLTSLGSDINPQKFSKDHWGCV, from the coding sequence gtccTCAGGAAAGTTACTGTGCAGAAAGATTGGAGAAGTGATCGAGATGGTCAACAAGAAATCAAAAGGCTGCAGGCTCTTCCTGTCCCTGAGCACCGCTGTCCTCATCACTGCAGTGATTTTCCTGCTTTTCTATGCCCTGCTCTGGAGGTCGGGCAACCTCATTGATCTACCCACCATGAAAATTGGCTTCTACAACTTCTGCCTGTGGAACGAGAGCTCCCATTCTCTCCTGTGTCATCAGTTCCCTGAGCTGGAGAAGCTAAGGGTGTCCCAGGCTGGAATTGCCCTGGCAAGGCTAGGGGTCTACGGGGCCCTTGTCCTTACTCTCTTTGCCCCCCTGCCACTCCTAATGGCCTGGTGCTATGGCAACGAGGACAAGTGGAATCTGACCGTCGTGCTCCTGGGGACTTCAGCTGGGCTGTTGCTTGGTGGACTTTTGCTCTTCCTCTTCTACACCTGTCAGTGGATCCAACCCTCGAAGCTGGGTTCTGAGTTCCTATCCCTGGTTGGGGCAGAAGTCATGCTACTGTTTCTGCTTCTTATCATTGTCAAGTACCCTCTTGGGTATGAGAGGAGCAGGCCTGAGCCCCGGAGAAAGAAGATTTGTGTCTACAAAGAGATCAGTCCCACATCTTTGACCTCACTCGGAAGTGATATAAATCCACAGAAGTTTTCCAAGGATCACTGGGGATGTGTGTGA